The following coding sequences lie in one Silvanigrella aquatica genomic window:
- a CDS encoding response regulator, with product MAQDPKKQQNSDKLCVLIIEEKTDLRTFFMTTLTKTEKFEVVNAANAQEALDILNKDAKKIHFILFDWNMKDMPGYVFSQKIKDTPDFEHIELIVCSAAFSTEDTFLMSEIDIYYTMPKVVNAAELISKMEDARLSYKNNNSLTTKLKQLQHIINDSDLKSCDQLLAHPEIEKEIMENNKYAYLGGEIRILHKKYSDAISYLKNRLEKNHENKQNENLKTFSTLGRALCLIGNFEEALTIYERLEAKSPHNLSHKIMLGDALLGMENVAGAEEKYNDVLKQDATNNKALAGMVKSSSVSGNFDQAASFFEKMDGHFESKALASFFNNRGVALVKKGEVEDAILFYENALQFFDKYKSQVYFNLGMAYYRSGNIASALSCFQAAMAQDANLVNEKKILKELQDKGAEKFMADHSGEGDKKKK from the coding sequence ATGGCGCAAGATCCCAAAAAGCAACAAAATTCGGATAAACTTTGTGTTTTAATCATTGAAGAAAAAACCGATCTTCGTACCTTTTTTATGACCACTTTAACCAAAACGGAAAAATTTGAAGTTGTCAATGCTGCAAATGCTCAAGAAGCCTTAGATATTTTAAATAAAGATGCTAAAAAAATTCATTTTATTTTATTTGATTGGAATATGAAAGACATGCCGGGTTATGTCTTTTCACAAAAAATTAAGGACACTCCTGATTTCGAGCATATTGAACTCATAGTCTGTTCTGCTGCTTTTTCAACGGAAGACACTTTTTTAATGAGTGAAATTGATATTTATTATACTATGCCAAAGGTTGTGAATGCTGCTGAATTGATATCTAAAATGGAAGATGCGCGGCTCAGTTATAAAAATAATAATTCTTTGACAACGAAATTAAAACAGCTGCAACATATTATAAATGATTCTGATCTAAAATCATGTGATCAACTTTTAGCTCATCCCGAAATTGAAAAAGAAATCATGGAAAATAATAAATACGCTTATTTGGGTGGAGAAATACGCATTTTACATAAAAAATATTCTGATGCGATTTCTTATTTAAAAAATAGGCTAGAAAAAAATCATGAAAATAAGCAAAATGAAAACTTAAAAACTTTTAGCACTTTAGGGAGAGCCTTGTGTTTGATTGGTAATTTTGAAGAGGCATTAACGATATATGAAAGGTTAGAAGCAAAAAGTCCGCATAATTTAAGTCATAAAATCATGCTGGGTGACGCACTATTAGGAATGGAAAATGTGGCAGGAGCAGAAGAAAAGTACAATGATGTTCTAAAGCAAGATGCGACAAATAATAAAGCACTGGCGGGTATGGTTAAGAGTAGTTCTGTATCGGGAAATTTCGATCAAGCCGCATCCTTTTTTGAAAAAATGGATGGTCATTTTGAGAGCAAAGCTTTAGCTAGCTTTTTTAATAATCGGGGTGTTGCTCTTGTAAAGAAAGGCGAGGTTGAGGATGCCATTCTTTTTTATGAAAATGCCTTACAGTTTTTTGATAAGTATAAAAGTCAGGTGTATTTTAATTTAGGTATGGCTTATTATAGATCGGGCAATATCGCGAGTGCTCTGAGTTGCTTTCAAGCAGCAATGGCTCAAGATGCTAACTTAGTTAATGAAAAGAAAATTTTAAAGGAGCTTCAAGATAAAGGTGCAGAAAAATTCATGGCAGACCACAGTGGCGAAGGGGACAAGAAAAAAAAGTAG
- the priA gene encoding replication restart helicase PriA, with amino-acid sequence MEEQTEEKLFGHFAVSAGRNFCLTYTISHHFSNLQVGSFVVVPMMRGKKEGEYIGVFLGLCEKPPFQCKDIIKKLEFVNSIPENLILMLKWLSEYYLSPLENFIALLAPSFIWNVNRHDMLEKRLQKLFVKNNNQYFLINENKSQQVKGEIKLPLRECIALNEEQNFIFQDIIESHPTVSLLHGVTGSGKTEVYLKLAQYFIQQNKNVLILVPEIALTPQMTSRFRAVFQNHLSILHSGLTSNEYEKEWFRIHYNLAKVVLGVRTSIFSLLENIALIIVDEEHDNSYKSQDIPFYQARDVAVLRAKKEGALCLLGSATPSVESMYNVKQGKYKYYSLQNKFSNNSVQAVIIDSKQNLNIPLKMKQGNYPLKSSQIAFNNDAISSEVFAVLKETKDRGEQSMVILNRRGYVNFSLCMACSQSLKCPRCSVSTTLHNNGSIEICHYCSFRVNTRKNCPSCLSPFLMTRGIGTQNIEEQIQRQIPELNIQRLDRDVLTSNSRLNDIIENFRNGNTDCLVGTQMLAKGHDFPNVTVVVVLHVEDSLFLPDFRASERTFQLLTQAMGRAGRGKHKGTLLLQSLILGHPVIELSLNNNVKDFIDRELNRRKLGFHPPYSRQILFEIRQSNKGKAMVLAHKIKDYLVNFWKENSFEVNQIRLAGPYFATLEKLNNEFRVQICVSTIREIHPFKLIPKEIFHDKELLPHFKIDVDPYSFM; translated from the coding sequence ATGGAAGAACAAACAGAGGAAAAATTATTTGGGCATTTTGCGGTTAGTGCAGGAAGGAATTTTTGCCTCACGTATACGATTTCTCATCATTTTTCAAATTTACAAGTGGGTTCCTTTGTTGTTGTGCCTATGATGCGCGGAAAAAAAGAGGGTGAATATATCGGGGTTTTTTTAGGATTGTGTGAAAAGCCCCCATTTCAATGTAAAGACATTATAAAAAAACTTGAATTTGTAAACAGTATTCCTGAAAACTTAATTTTGATGTTAAAATGGCTTTCGGAATATTATTTATCACCTCTTGAAAATTTTATAGCGCTGCTTGCTCCTAGTTTTATTTGGAATGTCAATCGGCATGACATGCTTGAAAAAAGACTGCAGAAATTATTTGTAAAAAATAATAATCAATATTTTTTAATTAATGAAAATAAAAGTCAGCAAGTTAAGGGTGAAATTAAATTACCCCTTCGTGAGTGTATTGCATTAAACGAAGAACAAAATTTTATATTTCAAGATATTATTGAATCTCATCCCACTGTTTCCTTATTACATGGCGTAACAGGGTCTGGAAAAACAGAAGTTTATTTAAAATTGGCGCAATATTTTATTCAACAAAATAAAAATGTTCTTATTTTAGTTCCAGAAATTGCATTGACTCCGCAAATGACCTCACGTTTTCGTGCTGTTTTTCAAAATCATTTATCTATTTTACATTCTGGTTTGACTTCCAATGAATATGAAAAAGAGTGGTTTCGCATTCATTATAATTTAGCTAAAGTTGTTTTAGGTGTGAGAACATCAATATTTTCTTTATTAGAAAACATAGCTTTAATTATAGTCGACGAAGAGCACGATAACAGTTATAAATCCCAAGATATTCCTTTTTATCAGGCACGTGATGTGGCTGTGCTCCGTGCTAAAAAAGAGGGTGCTCTTTGTTTATTAGGTTCTGCTACTCCTTCTGTAGAAAGCATGTACAATGTGAAGCAGGGAAAATACAAATATTATTCCTTGCAAAATAAATTTTCTAATAATTCTGTCCAGGCTGTGATTATTGATAGCAAACAAAATTTAAATATTCCTTTAAAAATGAAGCAAGGAAATTATCCTTTAAAATCGTCGCAAATTGCATTTAATAATGATGCCATATCTTCTGAAGTCTTTGCTGTTTTAAAAGAAACAAAAGATAGAGGCGAGCAGAGCATGGTGATTTTAAATAGAAGGGGTTATGTTAATTTTTCTTTATGTATGGCGTGTTCTCAATCTTTAAAATGTCCCCGCTGTTCAGTTTCAACAACGTTACACAATAATGGTTCTATTGAAATATGTCATTATTGTTCCTTTCGAGTAAATACAAGAAAAAATTGTCCTTCCTGTCTCTCTCCTTTTTTAATGACACGGGGCATTGGCACACAAAATATTGAAGAGCAAATTCAAAGGCAAATCCCCGAATTAAATATTCAACGTTTGGATAGAGATGTGTTAACAAGCAACTCTCGATTAAATGACATTATTGAGAATTTTCGTAATGGAAATACAGATTGTCTTGTAGGAACACAAATGTTGGCTAAGGGACATGATTTTCCTAACGTAACAGTGGTTGTTGTTTTACACGTTGAAGACTCCTTATTTTTACCGGATTTTAGGGCATCGGAAAGAACATTTCAGCTTTTAACTCAAGCCATGGGAAGGGCGGGACGCGGAAAGCATAAGGGAACATTATTGTTACAATCACTTATATTGGGGCATCCCGTTATTGAGCTTTCCTTAAATAACAATGTAAAAGATTTCATAGATCGGGAACTTAACAGAAGAAAACTCGGGTTTCATCCACCCTATTCTCGTCAGATTTTGTTTGAAATACGCCAGAGTAATAAAGGTAAGGCCATGGTTTTAGCTCATAAAATAAAGGATTATTTAGTAAACTTTTGGAAAGAGAACTCTTTTGAGGTAAATCAAATACGTCTTGCGGGACCCTATTTTGCGACATTAGAAAAATTAAATAATGAGTTTAGAGTTCAAATATGTGTGAGTACGATTAGAGAAATTCATCCTTTTAAGCTTATTCCCAAAGAAATTTTTCATGATAAAGAATTGTTACCTCATTTTAAAATTGATGTTGATCCCTATTCTTTTATGTAG
- a CDS encoding HAD-IB family phosphatase, protein MQRPRYAFFDFDGTLICQDSFVTLLKKTLKSEPWRILFFFLITPVLIVTVIFKLNKTTAKSAILWSLTVGKSKRECAQFLRNILTTESNALWFQEALPTFEQLNAQGVEIVIVTASGQTWVRGMLHGKFSNFKTIIGTKLRFFAGGVILKSRNCYQEEKIKRIHEILGHDFIWHSAWSDHIADLPMLLKSQERYIICPKEKHKKIFEEKLGNNYKILNWTNLEG, encoded by the coding sequence ATGCAACGGCCACGCTATGCTTTTTTTGATTTTGACGGCACGCTGATATGCCAAGACTCATTCGTCACACTTTTAAAGAAGACTCTCAAGAGCGAACCCTGGAGAATTCTCTTTTTTTTCCTCATCACCCCAGTCCTGATTGTCACTGTTATTTTTAAACTCAATAAAACCACAGCAAAATCTGCTATTTTATGGAGTTTGACCGTGGGAAAAAGCAAACGAGAATGTGCTCAATTTTTGCGCAATATTCTCACCACAGAAAGCAACGCCCTCTGGTTTCAAGAAGCCCTTCCTACATTTGAACAACTCAATGCCCAAGGAGTTGAAATCGTTATTGTCACCGCATCGGGACAAACTTGGGTGCGAGGCATGCTCCACGGAAAATTTTCTAATTTTAAAACCATTATTGGCACAAAACTGCGTTTTTTTGCGGGCGGCGTCATCCTCAAATCAAGAAATTGTTACCAAGAAGAAAAAATAAAGCGCATTCATGAAATCCTCGGCCATGATTTTATTTGGCACAGCGCCTGGAGCGATCACATTGCCGATTTGCCCATGCTTTTAAAATCACAAGAACGTTACATTATTTGTCCTAAAGAAAAACATAAAAAAATATTCGAAGAAAAACTAGGGAATAATTATAAAATTTTAAATTGGACGAATTTGGAGGGATAA
- a CDS encoding glycosyltransferase, with the protein MINKIHYIWIGSIIPEKYIYNISYPYFNSDNNIYIWTDQPIKNEKKFRDYLGYSSNLPMKRLYFYDINILDSYCKEFLFPRLDFTERKTFINSMMLEYNFYPDRIIPHYDLAVFKRLGNLATLSDILRLIILYKEGGIYIDCDNTFRGQSYHSNDINKTKLALKRKRTEKFKIHLPHKNILYSNQKWFGNSILASHSKAEGTLKMFRNTLNAIFQQLNNKEKSKYFTDKNLLSEKFRGDSQYKHFLDQLLKNKIINSDSDLRRFGKFKSTKLKNMNEDFRVYECSIPFIYPYAALAIAIGPDKLQEFEDSEINKLSSDFTFDIEGFIKLNSDQEWL; encoded by the coding sequence ATGATTAATAAAATTCACTATATTTGGATAGGATCAATAATTCCAGAAAAGTATATTTACAATATTTCTTATCCATATTTTAATAGTGATAATAATATTTATATTTGGACAGATCAACCTATTAAGAATGAGAAAAAATTTCGTGATTATCTAGGATATTCCTCAAATTTACCAATGAAAAGATTATATTTTTATGATATTAATATCTTAGATTCTTATTGCAAAGAATTTCTTTTTCCTAGATTAGATTTTACTGAAAGAAAAACCTTTATTAATAGCATGATGCTAGAGTACAATTTTTATCCGGATCGTATCATTCCACATTACGATCTCGCCGTTTTCAAAAGATTAGGTAATCTAGCCACATTAAGTGATATTTTGAGACTCATAATTCTATATAAAGAAGGTGGAATATATATTGATTGTGATAATACTTTTAGAGGACAGTCGTACCACAGTAATGATATAAATAAAACTAAATTAGCACTCAAAAGAAAAAGGACTGAAAAATTTAAAATTCATTTACCTCATAAAAATATACTCTATTCCAATCAAAAATGGTTTGGGAACAGTATTTTAGCTTCACATTCAAAAGCAGAAGGCACATTAAAAATGTTTCGAAATACTTTAAATGCTATTTTTCAGCAATTAAATAATAAAGAAAAATCAAAATATTTTACTGATAAAAATTTGCTTAGTGAAAAATTTAGGGGAGATTCTCAATATAAACATTTTTTAGATCAGTTATTAAAAAATAAAATTATTAATTCAGATTCAGATTTACGTAGATTTGGAAAATTTAAATCAACTAAACTAAAAAATATGAATGAAGATTTTAGAGTTTATGAATGTTCTATTCCATTTATTTATCCCTATGCGGCCTTAGCAATTGCCATAGGTCCTGATAAGCTACAAGAATTTGAAGATTCTGAAATAAATAAACTATCAAGTGATTTTACATTTGATATAGAAGGTTTTATTAAGTTAAATTCAGATCAAGAATGGCTTTAA
- a CDS encoding RCC1 domain-containing protein, translated as MKKSNFIWLFFLIPIYYFHSCAPSINLQDPPMTLVQSLSSDGSLKDLAKSALAAGKVAQYTTHGGKNGLISLGDANGCVVMTKGWLKCWGENFNGQLGLGYISPSTEGITNPTWAKAVNPKEDENDIIASVVMGRSSTCAQYASGYKCWGRQEHGVLGNRKTVENALEPEHVINTEKLVLKAVQLNDGFSCVLDTTEKITCWGENHVGQLGNRNKDKSITGSEVFLEGVAATELVSHNADSCVILSTGEVKCWGRNFSNSFPYSPVSITTAHPVKFLGGGTCYSPALICAVLQDTTVQCFGNSLNLLGEFGNGTFDRPSSITTGESVKKAEGGGILNGISMIGSGGAKSLSDKATKKTEVSFACAVGDHNTSVYCWGANGDGNLGNSTHNDSNVAVKVHESWNQNLDHNLIIIDLAVSDARACVLLKNEDVWCWGGGLHNKGELGNGKLDGTSNVPIKILNRNDE; from the coding sequence ATGAAAAAATCAAATTTTATTTGGCTGTTTTTTTTAATTCCTATTTACTATTTCCATAGTTGTGCTCCATCAATTAATTTACAAGATCCTCCTATGACACTAGTGCAATCTTTGAGCTCTGATGGGTCACTTAAAGATTTAGCAAAATCAGCTCTCGCTGCAGGGAAAGTTGCCCAATATACAACACATGGAGGAAAAAATGGACTTATCTCCTTGGGAGACGCTAATGGTTGCGTGGTGATGACTAAAGGATGGTTAAAATGTTGGGGAGAGAATTTTAATGGTCAACTTGGCTTAGGTTACATATCACCCAGCACAGAAGGAATTACCAATCCCACTTGGGCGAAAGCTGTTAATCCTAAAGAAGACGAAAATGACATTATAGCCTCTGTTGTTATGGGAAGATCATCGACATGTGCTCAATATGCAAGTGGTTATAAATGTTGGGGAAGGCAAGAACATGGCGTTCTGGGAAACAGAAAAACAGTTGAAAATGCCTTAGAACCTGAGCATGTCATAAATACTGAGAAACTGGTTTTAAAAGCCGTGCAGCTTAATGATGGATTTTCTTGTGTTCTCGATACTACGGAAAAAATCACCTGCTGGGGAGAAAATCACGTAGGTCAACTTGGTAATAGAAATAAAGATAAGTCGATTACGGGAAGTGAAGTTTTTTTAGAAGGCGTTGCAGCAACTGAATTAGTGTCTCATAATGCGGATAGCTGTGTTATTTTATCAACAGGAGAGGTAAAATGTTGGGGCAGAAATTTCTCTAATTCTTTTCCCTATTCTCCCGTCTCAATTACGACAGCTCATCCTGTAAAGTTTTTAGGGGGAGGTACATGTTATAGTCCTGCATTAATTTGTGCTGTTTTACAAGATACAACTGTTCAGTGTTTTGGAAATTCATTAAATCTACTTGGCGAATTTGGAAACGGAACATTTGACAGGCCTTCTTCTATTACAACAGGAGAATCTGTCAAAAAAGCAGAGGGAGGAGGAATTCTTAATGGTATTTCAATGATTGGATCTGGCGGAGCTAAATCACTCAGCGATAAAGCAACAAAGAAGACAGAAGTCTCATTCGCCTGTGCCGTAGGAGATCATAATACCTCTGTTTATTGTTGGGGAGCGAATGGTGACGGAAATTTAGGTAACAGTACTCATAATGATTCTAATGTTGCAGTTAAAGTGCATGAATCGTGGAATCAAAATTTGGATCATAATTTAATAATTATAGATTTAGCTGTTTCAGATGCTCGTGCCTGTGTTTTATTAAAAAATGAAGATGTGTGGTGCTGGGGTGGAGGACTTCATAATAAAGGTGAACTTGGCAATGGAAAATTAGATGGCACTTCGAATGTTCCTATTAAAATCTTAAATAGAAATGATGAATAA
- a CDS encoding MFS transporter produces the protein MKKFRTYFSSFLMSFIEWFDFLIFIYIFIAFFKSQNDSSILNAFQQLGIIISFIARPIGAYVLGLVSLKIGRITSLLYTVKLMMVASFLLIVAAYMTDHLILCATIAFIARFIQGFSIGSETSSNYMYIYEISKKKATGVAIAGVGVACGQVLASFAPNLLNGIGSFQDKILWAYGSSILLSFVVLYLRKSMPETKDPRYQNIKQKVSVFKITHEILKAVFPFGFLIYYVLIIFPKHAEQHYGISKEFSYYYLTYACLIIAFLPLLFASIADKIGTSKVLTLAIYMTVLFIPLFLLIKDPFFQITYIAALNSIHFSVALVRVFNDVGTEQLYLHFPLIYNVIMAALSSFIVAFFNSGLEHDHVFLMFLFGIIALHYKHLFFFLFNPKKAQSKIYGS, from the coding sequence TTGAAAAAGTTTAGGACTTATTTCTCATCATTTTTGATGTCATTTATTGAGTGGTTTGATTTTCTTATATTTATCTATATTTTTATCGCTTTCTTTAAAAGCCAAAATGATTCTTCAATATTAAATGCTTTTCAGCAATTAGGTATTATCATCAGCTTTATTGCCCGCCCCATTGGAGCCTATGTCCTAGGCCTTGTTTCACTTAAAATAGGACGCATAACTTCACTACTTTATACCGTGAAACTCATGATGGTCGCCTCGTTTTTGTTAATTGTAGCCGCGTACATGACCGATCATCTTATTCTTTGTGCCACTATTGCCTTTATTGCGCGCTTTATTCAAGGTTTTTCAATTGGCTCTGAAACAAGTAGCAATTATATGTATATTTATGAAATATCGAAGAAAAAGGCTACGGGAGTGGCTATTGCCGGCGTGGGCGTAGCTTGCGGACAAGTTCTGGCTTCTTTTGCGCCCAACTTATTGAACGGCATTGGTTCTTTTCAAGATAAAATATTATGGGCTTATGGTTCCTCTATTTTATTATCCTTTGTGGTATTGTATTTAAGAAAATCCATGCCCGAAACCAAAGATCCGCGCTATCAAAATATCAAACAAAAAGTCAGCGTATTTAAAATCACCCATGAAATATTAAAAGCCGTGTTTCCTTTTGGGTTTCTCATTTATTACGTGCTCATTATTTTTCCAAAACATGCTGAACAGCACTATGGCATTTCAAAGGAATTTTCATATTATTATCTTACTTACGCTTGTCTTATTATTGCCTTTTTACCTCTATTATTTGCATCCATTGCCGATAAAATAGGAACGAGTAAAGTACTGACTCTAGCTATATATATGACTGTGCTTTTCATTCCCTTATTTTTATTAATTAAAGATCCTTTTTTTCAAATTACTTATATCGCCGCATTAAATTCTATTCATTTTTCTGTAGCTCTTGTGCGCGTCTTTAACGATGTGGGTACAGAACAGTTGTATTTGCATTTTCCTTTAATATATAATGTTATTATGGCAGCTTTATCCAGTTTTATTGTAGCCTTTTTTAATTCGGGTCTTGAGCATGATCATGTCTTTCTCATGTTCTTATTTGGCATAATTGCTCTTCATTATAAACATCTTTTCTTCTTCTTATTTAATCCGAAAAAAGCACAATCAAAAATATATGGGTCTTAA
- the ltrA gene encoding group II intron reverse transcriptase/maturase, with protein MKQPSIVNKIANTKLLRVELKSKENAKIKFTNLGHILSEDFLRECFHSLDKNKAVGTDKVTKEGYGKELGINLKALLSKIRNGSYYPKPTRTVEIPKSDGTKRPLSIACFEDKIVQEAARRILEPIFEPHFYQFSFGFRPNKSCHQALATLDKDLMNSSTRAVLDVDIKKCFSNIPHEPLINILSNKIGDKRFLNLLIKLIKCKSIDIEGKVVVNQTGTPQGSVLSPLLANIYLHEVVDKWFVNLNKNELASGCTIVRYADDMIFTAKSLDLAERLRIKLKERLNIFGLELHELKTKVISNGKFVANYLHKRGNKIPKFTFLGFLHVWGKSFSRKTNSIFWRVKRKTCSLRFRAKIKLISEYFNKNMHRKDFFDYAKRIVNGYLEYFAINDNRKRITQFVEVVKILMFKCLNRRSQKRSFNWKQFSEVLKRVDFPKPSIRHSLIFNSSAYKRC; from the coding sequence GTGAAACAACCCAGCATAGTGAACAAAATAGCGAATACGAAACTCTTGCGAGTAGAGTTAAAATCAAAAGAAAATGCGAAGATAAAGTTTACCAATTTAGGGCATATTTTATCGGAGGATTTTCTTAGAGAGTGTTTCCACAGTTTGGACAAAAACAAAGCCGTAGGAACAGATAAGGTAACTAAGGAGGGATATGGAAAAGAATTAGGAATTAATTTAAAAGCATTGTTATCTAAAATCCGAAATGGAAGTTATTACCCAAAGCCAACAAGAACGGTAGAAATACCTAAATCCGATGGTACTAAGAGACCACTTTCAATTGCATGCTTTGAGGACAAAATAGTCCAAGAAGCGGCAAGAAGGATTTTAGAACCAATATTTGAGCCGCATTTCTATCAATTCTCATTTGGTTTCAGACCTAATAAAAGCTGCCATCAAGCATTGGCTACACTAGACAAAGATTTGATGAATAGCTCAACAAGGGCTGTCCTGGATGTGGATATTAAGAAATGCTTTTCAAATATACCTCACGAACCTTTAATTAATATTCTTAGTAACAAAATTGGAGATAAAAGATTCTTAAACCTATTAATTAAATTAATAAAGTGTAAAAGTATTGATATCGAAGGTAAAGTTGTAGTCAATCAAACAGGAACTCCTCAAGGTTCTGTTTTATCACCGCTCCTTGCAAATATTTATTTACATGAAGTGGTGGATAAGTGGTTTGTTAACTTGAATAAAAATGAATTAGCATCTGGCTGCACAATTGTGCGTTACGCTGATGACATGATATTCACAGCTAAATCTTTGGATTTAGCTGAAAGACTCAGAATTAAATTAAAAGAACGGTTGAATATATTTGGATTAGAATTACACGAACTAAAAACCAAGGTTATTTCAAATGGAAAATTTGTGGCAAATTATCTTCATAAAAGAGGAAACAAAATACCAAAATTCACATTTCTTGGTTTTCTTCATGTGTGGGGCAAATCATTTTCCAGAAAGACAAACAGTATTTTCTGGCGTGTAAAAAGGAAAACCTGTTCCTTGCGATTCAGGGCAAAAATTAAATTAATTTCCGAATATTTTAATAAGAATATGCACAGAAAAGATTTCTTTGATTATGCGAAAAGAATTGTCAACGGGTACCTAGAATATTTTGCAATTAACGATAATAGAAAACGAATTACACAATTCGTGGAAGTGGTTAAAATCCTTATGTTCAAATGTCTCAATAGACGAAGTCAAAAACGCAGTTTTAATTGGAAACAATTTAGTGAAGTTCTTAAGAGAGTGGATTTTCCAAAACCATCAATTCGGCATAGCCTTATCTTTAACTCGAGCGCTTATAAGCGGTGCTAG
- a CDS encoding zinc ribbon domain-containing protein, giving the protein MNRNKKLSGISLDSGIGIFKNMLKYKAVRAASIYKEISERDSTRTCSKCSEILPRIGLGVRTWACEKCNTIHDRDVNASINILNAYKNMFPIGHDRPTRTKKNSS; this is encoded by the coding sequence ATGAATCGCAATAAAAAGCTATCAGGAATATCACTCGATTCAGGAATAGGGATATTTAAAAATATGTTGAAGTACAAAGCCGTTAGAGCTGCTTCAATATACAAAGAAATTTCAGAAAGAGATTCAACTCGGACGTGCTCAAAGTGTAGTGAAATACTACCACGGATCGGGCTTGGAGTAAGAACATGGGCATGTGAAAAGTGCAATACGATCCATGATCGTGATGTAAATGCGAGTATAAACATACTCAACGCATACAAGAACATGTTCCCTATCGGGCATGATAGGCCGACTCGTACGAAGAAAAATTCTAGCTAG
- a CDS encoding transposase has translation MDDDKEIAIDIGIKTLATYSNGEKIDRPNLRKNALAKMRYLKRCQKFAQRKQSKSKKYHSFPKAKQERKLHVKVANIRQDYLHKESTKLVKNILLLL, from the coding sequence ATAGATGATGATAAAGAAATTGCGATAGATATTGGAATTAAAACTCTTGCAACATATTCAAATGGTGAAAAGATTGATAGACCCAACTTAAGAAAAAATGCTTTAGCAAAAATGCGGTATTTAAAAAGATGCCAAAAGTTTGCACAAAGAAAACAATCTAAAAGTAAAAAATATCATTCTTTTCCCAAAGCAAAACAAGAAAGAAAACTACATGTAAAAGTTGCTAATATAAGGCAAGATTATTTGCATAAGGAATCTACAAAACTTGTAAAAAATATTCTCTTATTGTTGTAG
- the tnpA gene encoding IS200/IS605 family transposase, which produces MTFELDSNNHSVFSLNYHLILVIKYRKKVLTNQKMLLRLREIAEYIGVSHNVKIKEMNGEPDHVHFLLRTKPNCELSKYINAMKSATSRLLKKEFPEIKKKLWEESFWTTSYCLISVGSAPINVLKRYIENQGGVDH; this is translated from the coding sequence ATGACGTTTGAGTTAGATTCTAATAATCATTCTGTATTTAGTTTAAACTATCATTTGATTTTGGTTATTAAATATAGAAAAAAAGTTTTAACAAATCAAAAAATGTTATTGCGACTAAGAGAAATTGCAGAATATATTGGGGTAAGCCACAATGTAAAAATTAAGGAAATGAATGGGGAACCTGATCACGTTCATTTTTTGCTTAGAACTAAACCAAACTGTGAACTTTCTAAATATATAAATGCGATGAAATCAGCTACAAGTAGACTTCTTAAAAAAGAATTTCCTGAAATTAAAAAGAAACTTTGGGAAGAATCTTTTTGGACAACATCTTATTGCTTAATAAGTGTAGGCAGTGCTCCTATAAATGTTCTGAAAAGGTATATTGAAAATCAAGGTGGAGTTGATCATTAA
- a CDS encoding acyl-CoA thioesterase, protein MNPNEKYYQMRIGDLNYGNHVGHDRLVTLVHDARCSLFEKYGLNELSIGQEECSLIVNEIHFYYKSELHFLDNIKITSCFFDLNLCSVKINSVVYNTDKNIISAIGNVKLVGFHFKKNKILKLPEEFKNLVEKYFVSEPISL, encoded by the coding sequence ATGAATCCAAATGAAAAGTACTATCAAATGCGTATAGGTGATTTAAATTATGGCAATCATGTGGGGCACGATCGCTTGGTGACCCTTGTCCATGATGCTCGCTGTTCTTTATTCGAAAAATATGGTTTAAATGAATTATCCATAGGACAGGAAGAATGTTCTTTAATTGTTAATGAAATTCATTTTTATTATAAATCAGAGCTTCATTTTTTAGATAATATTAAAATCACATCCTGTTTTTTTGATTTGAATTTATGCTCTGTTAAAATAAATTCCGTGGTTTATAATACCGACAAAAATATTATTTCAGCAATTGGCAATGTGAAGTTAGTCGGATTTCATTTTAAGAAAAATAAAATATTAAAACTACCCGAAGAATTTAAAAATCTTGTTGAAAAATATTTTGTTTCTGAGCCAATCAGTTTATAA